Proteins encoded in a region of the Pseudomonas sp. PDNC002 genome:
- a CDS encoding aspartate-semialdehyde dehydrogenase: protein MLPLVPPSLTPVTAQQDVPRPRPDVAPVTPPAPSAGNAGVELERRPDEQALKEEYQRRRKRRQLADGTPEGEALEELEEVEELGDELQAAPRKGLWIDVEV from the coding sequence ATGCTGCCGCTTGTCCCACCCAGTCTGACACCCGTCACTGCCCAGCAGGACGTGCCCAGGCCGCGACCCGATGTCGCCCCGGTGACCCCGCCTGCTCCCAGCGCGGGAAATGCCGGCGTGGAGCTGGAGCGTCGCCCCGACGAGCAGGCGTTGAAGGAGGAATACCAGCGCCGCCGCAAACGCCGCCAATTGGCCGATGGCACGCCGGAGGGCGAGGCGCTGGAGGAGCTGGAGGAAGTCGAGGAACTGGGCGACGAGTTACAGGCCGCGCCGCGCAAGGGGTTGTGGATCGATGTCGAGGTCTGA
- a CDS encoding MaoC family dehydratase: MTSVQNVPYEELEVGQKANFKRSVGERDIQLFAEVSGDRNPVHLDADYAATTQFKERIAHGMLTGALISAAIATTLPGPGTIYLGQNLTFTRPVKLGDELTVELEVLEKLPKNRVRIGTVVLNQDGKAVVKGEAEVMAPAEKLNIELPVLPPITIG, encoded by the coding sequence ATGACTTCCGTGCAGAACGTCCCCTATGAAGAACTCGAAGTCGGCCAGAAGGCCAACTTCAAGCGCAGCGTCGGCGAGCGCGACATCCAGCTGTTCGCCGAGGTCTCCGGCGACCGCAACCCGGTGCACCTGGACGCCGACTACGCCGCCACCACCCAGTTCAAGGAGCGCATCGCCCACGGCATGCTCACCGGCGCGCTGATCAGCGCGGCGATCGCCACCACCCTGCCCGGCCCGGGCACCATCTACCTCGGCCAGAACCTGACGTTCACCCGCCCGGTGAAGCTCGGTGACGAACTGACGGTGGAACTGGAAGTGCTGGAAAAGCTGCCGAAGAACCGCGTGCGCATCGGCACCGTGGTGCTCAACCAGGACGGCAAAGCCGTGGTGAAAGGCGAGGCCGAAGTGATGGCGCCCGCTGAGAAACTCAACATCGAACTGCCTGTCCTGCCGCCGATCACCATCGGCTGA
- the ccoM gene encoding cytochrome c oxidase subunit CcoM gives MFIDEVVLAGILTVGLMVVFFGGVGIFIWKDSNKKS, from the coding sequence ATGTTCATCGACGAAGTGGTTCTAGCAGGCATCCTTACCGTCGGACTGATGGTTGTTTTCTTCGGTGGGGTCGGAATTTTCATCTGGAAGGACAGCAACAAGAAAAGCTGA
- a CDS encoding FUSC family protein — translation MRPTLQAFLAPDTLALKFAIKTLLAGGLALWCAFRFDLEQPQWALMTVFIVSQPLSGMVVAKGLFRLIGTLFGTAMSVVFIALFAQTPWLFLLVISLWLGLCTAASTSLRNHVSYAFVLSGYTVAIIGLPAISHPLDVFDQAVARSTEICLGILCASAVSAILWPRRVEANLDKQARATWLSGMRAARSEIDADAREIKGLLLALGKIVEVDVQRDHAWFEGYRGRMRSRALRILSRDLLSLLRTARGVARQRSVLDAEDRARLQPWIDELRAVLEDPQVEAMRSLQERLQLAGLDESYSNDLRYCLTRCALLLLKALGSERTMQAVSDGRVDDVATGTLSWHRDWLMALFYGSRSALALLGMSAFWMATAWPAATGGMLLAAVICSLFANRDNAVAIGLGFLRGILYAIPAAAIVSQWLLPQWNGFPLLCVALGVPLFFAALGMATPALAGTATSFSIHFITLVAPSNVMKYDLANLLNSAQGIVIGVGFAVLVFRLLTLPANWLNRRLIQATCEDLGRLTRRPLAEAENWFGGRMADRLIRLARHYTLLPRTEQRRWQDGLLALDLGNELIHLRACLNGAQGQLRKRRDVFLGALAGVLEKGPGAGREQRLETLCPALEEALARDLQGDNEPNRLARAALAQLRHTWRQWCRLEEPHGTA, via the coding sequence GTGCGACCTACGCTACAGGCATTCCTCGCGCCGGATACGCTGGCGCTGAAATTCGCGATCAAGACCCTCCTGGCCGGCGGCCTGGCGCTCTGGTGCGCCTTTCGTTTCGACCTGGAACAGCCGCAGTGGGCGCTGATGACCGTGTTCATCGTGTCCCAGCCACTGTCGGGCATGGTCGTCGCGAAGGGGCTGTTCCGCCTGATCGGCACCTTGTTCGGAACCGCCATGTCGGTGGTGTTCATCGCGCTCTTCGCCCAGACGCCCTGGCTGTTCCTGCTGGTCATCTCGCTGTGGCTTGGCCTCTGTACGGCGGCCTCGACCAGCCTTCGCAACCATGTTTCGTATGCTTTCGTGCTGTCGGGCTACACCGTGGCGATCATCGGGCTGCCGGCGATTTCGCACCCGCTGGACGTCTTCGACCAGGCGGTGGCGCGCAGTACGGAAATCTGCCTGGGGATTCTCTGCGCCTCCGCGGTCAGTGCCATCCTCTGGCCGCGCCGGGTCGAGGCCAACCTCGACAAGCAGGCCCGCGCCACCTGGCTCAGCGGGATGCGCGCCGCGCGCAGCGAGATCGACGCCGACGCGCGGGAAATCAAGGGCCTGCTGCTGGCGCTGGGCAAGATCGTGGAAGTCGACGTGCAGCGCGACCACGCCTGGTTCGAAGGCTATCGCGGGCGCATGCGTTCGCGGGCGTTGCGGATTCTCTCCCGCGACCTGCTCAGCCTGCTGCGCACCGCACGCGGCGTGGCACGCCAGCGCAGCGTACTGGACGCCGAGGATCGCGCACGTCTGCAACCCTGGATCGATGAGCTGCGCGCCGTGCTGGAGGACCCGCAGGTCGAGGCCATGCGCTCGCTGCAGGAGCGGTTGCAACTGGCGGGGCTGGACGAGAGCTATTCCAACGACCTGCGCTACTGCCTGACCCGTTGCGCGCTGCTGCTGCTCAAGGCGCTCGGCTCGGAGCGGACCATGCAGGCGGTATCGGATGGGCGCGTCGACGACGTCGCCACCGGCACCCTGTCCTGGCATCGCGATTGGCTGATGGCGCTGTTCTACGGTTCGCGCAGCGCCCTCGCGCTGCTGGGCATGTCGGCGTTCTGGATGGCCACCGCGTGGCCCGCGGCAACCGGCGGCATGCTGCTGGCGGCGGTGATCTGCAGCCTGTTCGCCAATCGCGACAATGCCGTCGCCATCGGCCTGGGCTTCCTGCGCGGCATCCTCTATGCAATTCCCGCGGCGGCCATCGTCAGCCAGTGGCTGCTGCCGCAATGGAACGGTTTCCCGTTGCTCTGCGTGGCGCTGGGCGTGCCGCTGTTCTTCGCCGCGCTGGGGATGGCGACGCCGGCCCTGGCGGGTACCGCCACCTCGTTCTCGATCCACTTCATCACCCTGGTGGCGCCCAGCAACGTGATGAAGTACGACCTCGCCAATCTGCTCAACTCCGCCCAGGGTATCGTCATCGGCGTGGGCTTCGCGGTGCTGGTGTTCCGCCTGTTGACGCTGCCGGCCAACTGGCTCAACCGCCGACTGATCCAGGCCACCTGCGAAGATCTCGGGCGCCTGACGCGGCGGCCGCTGGCCGAGGCGGAAAACTGGTTCGGCGGGCGTATGGCCGACCGCCTGATTCGCCTGGCGCGGCACTACACGCTGCTGCCCAGGACGGAGCAGCGGCGCTGGCAGGACGGCCTGCTGGCGTTGGACCTGGGTAACGAACTGATCCACCTGCGCGCCTGCCTCAACGGTGCCCAGGGCCAATTGCGCAAGCGCCGCGACGTGTTCCTCGGCGCACTTGCCGGCGTGCTGGAGAAAGGCCCCGGGGCTGGGCGCGAGCAGCGCCTGGAGACATTGTGCCCAGCGCTGGAAGAGGCGCTCGCCCGCGATCTGCAGGGCGATAACGAACCCAACCGCCTGGCCCGTGCCGCGCTGGCGCAACTGCGCCACACCTGGCGCCAGTGGTGCCGCCTGGAGGAGCCCCATGGGACTGCATGA
- a CDS encoding DUF1656 domain-containing protein: MGLHEFAWGGIYIGPLFIYALLALGLTLVLRLLLQTTPFGRWIWHEALFDCALFVLILCGITWALSGTP; this comes from the coding sequence ATGGGACTGCATGAGTTCGCCTGGGGCGGCATCTACATCGGCCCGCTGTTCATCTATGCGTTGCTGGCGCTGGGGCTGACCCTGGTCCTGCGCTTGCTGCTGCAGACCACGCCATTCGGGCGCTGGATCTGGCATGAAGCCTTGTTCGACTGTGCCCTGTTCGTGCTGATCCTGTGCGGCATCACCTGGGCGCTGAGTGGAACACCTTGA
- a CDS encoding YdcH family protein, with protein sequence MFPEYREKITRLKAEDPHFAKLFHSHNDLDQEIKNMEAGITPASHDTIESLKKQKLQLKDDLYEILRKKDGCCGGCGG encoded by the coding sequence ATGTTTCCCGAATACCGTGAAAAGATTACCCGCCTCAAAGCCGAGGACCCGCATTTCGCCAAGCTCTTCCATAGTCACAACGATCTCGACCAGGAGATCAAGAACATGGAAGCCGGCATCACCCCCGCATCGCACGACACCATCGAGTCGCTGAAGAAGCAGAAACTGCAGCTCAAGGACGATCTCTACGAGATTCTGCGCAAGAAGGACGGCTGCTGTGGCGGCTGCGGTGGTTGA
- a CDS encoding alpha-ketoglutarate-dependent dioxygenase AlkB, with the protein MLFDDAPILLPDAQLRLIPDWCEPGLAERWLEHLLAETPWERPVVHLHGRDYPVPRLVNWYGDPEAFYTYSGLTHAPLPWTPLLADIRARVEETAGQRFNGVLLNYYRDGQDSMGWHSDDEPELGRNPVVASLNLGGTRRFDLRRKGRNTIEHSIELSGGSLLVMSGATQHYWQHQVAKTRRPVAPRLNLTFRLVHALP; encoded by the coding sequence ATGCTGTTCGACGACGCCCCCATCCTGCTGCCTGATGCCCAGCTGCGCCTGATACCCGACTGGTGCGAGCCGGGGCTGGCCGAGCGTTGGCTGGAGCACTTGCTGGCCGAGACGCCCTGGGAACGACCGGTCGTGCACCTGCATGGGCGCGACTACCCGGTGCCGCGCCTGGTCAACTGGTACGGCGATCCCGAGGCCTTCTATACCTATTCCGGCCTGACCCACGCGCCGCTGCCCTGGACGCCGCTGCTGGCCGATATCCGTGCCCGCGTCGAAGAGACGGCGGGACAGCGCTTCAACGGCGTGCTGCTCAACTACTACCGCGACGGCCAGGACTCCATGGGCTGGCACAGCGACGACGAGCCCGAACTGGGGCGCAACCCGGTGGTGGCGTCCCTGAACCTGGGCGGCACGCGGCGCTTCGACCTGCGGCGCAAGGGACGAAACACAATCGAACATTCCATCGAGCTGTCTGGCGGTTCGCTGCTGGTCATGTCCGGCGCGACACAGCATTATTGGCAACATCAGGTCGCCAAGACGCGCCGCCCGGTCGCGCCCCGACTGAATCTGACTTTCCGCCTGGTGCATGCCCTGCCATGA
- a CDS encoding alpha/beta hydrolase, producing the protein MPYAAYWLAASDETPLYTRHWAPEGPSRGALMLSHGMAEHAGRYERLGLALNAAGYHLYAIDQRGHGRTAENGELGHYADRGGWGKVIGDLHTLNQHVREEHPDLPIILLGHSMGSYIGSAYLMQHSASVKAAVLSGSNYQPVALYKSARAIARFERWRQGPLGHSALIDFLSFGSFNKAFKPNRTAFDWLSRDPVEVDKYVADPLCGFRCSNQLWVDLLGGLADITPVEHLSRIRNDLPVLVIGGERDPVSQGKRLRDLAQAMTRAGVRDVQLKIYPDARHELFNESNRDEVIHNLIDWLGVQCPVPQVEKSEEPL; encoded by the coding sequence ATGCCCTACGCCGCCTACTGGCTTGCCGCCAGCGACGAGACACCGCTCTACACCCGCCACTGGGCGCCGGAAGGCCCGTCCCGCGGCGCCCTGATGCTGTCCCACGGCATGGCCGAGCACGCCGGCCGCTACGAGCGCCTGGGGCTGGCGCTGAACGCCGCCGGCTATCACCTCTATGCCATCGATCAGCGCGGCCACGGCCGCACCGCCGAGAACGGCGAGCTGGGCCATTACGCCGATCGCGGCGGCTGGGGCAAGGTGATCGGCGACCTGCACACGCTCAACCAGCATGTGCGCGAGGAACACCCGGACTTGCCGATCATCCTGCTCGGCCACAGCATGGGCAGCTACATCGGCAGCGCCTACCTGATGCAGCACAGCGCCAGCGTGAAGGCGGCGGTGCTCTCCGGCTCCAACTACCAGCCGGTCGCGCTGTACAAAAGCGCCCGCGCCATCGCCCGCTTCGAACGCTGGCGCCAGGGCCCGCTGGGGCACAGCGCGCTGATCGACTTCCTGTCCTTCGGCTCGTTCAACAAGGCCTTCAAGCCCAATCGCACCGCCTTCGACTGGCTCAGCCGCGACCCGGTCGAAGTCGACAAGTACGTCGCCGACCCGCTCTGCGGCTTCCGCTGCAGCAACCAGCTGTGGGTGGACCTGCTCGGCGGCCTGGCCGACATCACTCCGGTGGAGCACCTGTCGCGCATCCGCAACGACCTGCCCGTACTGGTAATCGGCGGCGAACGCGACCCGGTGAGCCAGGGCAAGCGCCTGCGCGATCTCGCCCAGGCGATGACCCGCGCCGGGGTTCGTGACGTCCAACTGAAGATTTATCCCGACGCTCGCCACGAGTTGTTCAACGAGAGCAACCGCGACGAGGTCATCCACAACCTGATCGACTGGCTGGGCGTGCAGTGCCCGGTCCCGCAGGTCGAGAAATCCGAGGAACCCCTATGA
- a CDS encoding HlyD family secretion protein, which translates to MRGYLRVAITLILVAAAILAGTWLWRYYMLSPWTRDARVRADVVVISPDVSGWVTDLAVQDNQQVKAGDLIMRIDHERYAANLEQAKAVAETRHQQYLLRVSEASRRSKLGIAAISAEDKETAQINAAIAKSEYDEAQAQVRLAQLNLTRSEMRAPRDGQVTNLRLAQGNYAQAGQPVMALVDQKSFYVTAYFEETKLPGIRVGQHAQVVLMSGDTPIDGTVESISSGITDRNTTPDSQLLANVEPTFNWVRLAQRIPVRIRLDKLPDGVHLSAGMTASVTVKAH; encoded by the coding sequence ATGCGCGGATACCTTCGCGTAGCCATTACCCTGATCCTGGTCGCCGCCGCGATACTGGCCGGCACCTGGCTCTGGCGCTACTACATGCTGTCGCCGTGGACCCGCGATGCGCGGGTGCGCGCCGATGTGGTGGTGATCTCGCCGGACGTGTCCGGCTGGGTGACCGACCTGGCCGTGCAGGACAACCAGCAGGTCAAGGCCGGCGACCTGATCATGCGCATCGACCACGAGCGCTACGCCGCCAACCTGGAGCAGGCCAAGGCCGTGGCCGAGACCCGCCACCAGCAGTACCTGCTGCGTGTGAGCGAGGCATCGCGGCGCAGCAAACTGGGCATCGCCGCGATCAGCGCCGAGGACAAGGAAACCGCGCAGATCAACGCCGCCATCGCCAAGAGCGAGTACGACGAGGCGCAGGCCCAGGTGCGCCTGGCGCAACTGAATCTGACCCGCAGCGAAATGCGCGCCCCGCGTGACGGCCAGGTGACCAACCTGCGCCTGGCCCAGGGCAACTACGCCCAGGCCGGCCAGCCGGTGATGGCGCTGGTGGACCAGAAGTCCTTCTACGTCACCGCCTATTTCGAGGAAACCAAGCTGCCCGGCATCCGCGTCGGCCAGCATGCCCAGGTAGTCCTGATGAGTGGCGACACGCCCATCGACGGCACCGTGGAAAGCATCAGCAGCGGCATCACCGACCGCAACACGACGCCCGACAGCCAATTGCTGGCCAACGTCGAACCGACCTTCAACTGGGTGCGCCTGGCCCAACGCATCCCGGTGCGCATCCGCCTGGACAAGTTGCCCGACGGCGTACACCTGAGCGCCGGGATGACCGCCAGCGTCACCGTGAAGGCGCACTGA
- the fadD2 gene encoding long-chain-fatty-acid--CoA ligase codes for MQPDFWNDKRPAGVPSDIDLTAYKSVVEVFERSCKKFADRPAFSNMGVTLTYAELDRLSAAFGAYLQKHTDLKPGDRIAVQMPNILQYPIAVFGALRAGLIVVNTNPLYTAREMRHQFKDSGARALVYVNLFGKLVQEVLPDTGIEYLIEAQMGDLQPTLKGLLVNTVVKYVKKMVPEYNLPQAVSFKSALRQGRGHGLQPVKVGLEDIAVLQYTGGTTGVAKGAMLTHGNLVANMQQVHACLQQHGPDGKPLMQVGNEVMIAPLPLYHIYAFTANCMCMMVNGNHNVLISNPRDIPGFIKELKKWRFSALLGLNTLFVALMDRPEFKELDFSNLKVTNSGGTALVTATAERWKAMTGCTVVEGYGLTETSPVVSTNPYGDQARLGTVGIPVPGTALKVIDDDGNDVGLGERGELCVKGPQVMKGYWQREEATAEVLDADGWLRTGDIAVIDPDGFTRIVDRKKDLIIVSGFNVYPNEIEDVVMAHPKVANCAAVGVPDEKSGEAVKLFVVAREGGVTVEELKAYCKENFTGYKVPKHIVLKDALPMTPVGKILRRELRETA; via the coding sequence ATGCAACCTGATTTCTGGAACGACAAACGCCCGGCCGGCGTGCCCAGCGACATTGACCTGACCGCCTACAAGTCGGTGGTGGAAGTCTTCGAACGCTCCTGCAAGAAGTTCGCCGACCGCCCGGCCTTCAGCAACATGGGCGTGACCCTGACCTACGCCGAGCTGGATCGCCTGTCCGCCGCCTTCGGCGCGTACCTGCAGAAGCACACCGACCTCAAGCCCGGCGACCGCATCGCCGTGCAGATGCCGAACATCCTGCAATACCCCATCGCCGTGTTCGGTGCCCTGCGCGCCGGCCTCATCGTGGTCAACACCAACCCGCTCTACACTGCTCGCGAGATGCGCCACCAGTTCAAGGATTCCGGCGCCCGCGCGCTGGTCTACGTGAACCTGTTCGGCAAGCTGGTGCAGGAAGTGCTGCCCGATACCGGCATCGAGTACCTGATCGAAGCCCAGATGGGCGACCTGCAGCCAACGCTTAAGGGCCTGCTGGTCAACACCGTGGTCAAGTACGTGAAGAAGATGGTGCCGGAGTACAACCTGCCCCAGGCCGTCTCCTTCAAGTCGGCCCTGCGCCAGGGCCGCGGCCACGGCCTGCAGCCGGTCAAGGTCGGCCTGGAAGACATCGCGGTGCTGCAGTACACCGGCGGCACCACCGGCGTGGCCAAGGGCGCCATGCTCACCCACGGCAACCTGGTGGCCAACATGCAGCAGGTGCATGCCTGCCTGCAGCAGCATGGCCCGGACGGCAAGCCGCTGATGCAGGTCGGCAACGAGGTGATGATCGCGCCGCTGCCGCTGTACCACATCTATGCCTTCACCGCGAACTGCATGTGCATGATGGTCAACGGCAACCACAACGTGCTGATCAGCAACCCGCGCGACATCCCCGGCTTCATCAAGGAACTGAAGAAGTGGCGCTTCTCCGCGCTGCTGGGCCTGAACACCCTGTTCGTCGCCCTGATGGACCGCCCGGAATTCAAGGAGCTGGACTTCTCCAACCTGAAGGTCACCAACTCCGGCGGCACCGCGCTGGTCACCGCCACCGCCGAGCGCTGGAAGGCCATGACCGGCTGCACCGTCGTCGAGGGCTATGGCCTTACCGAGACCTCCCCGGTGGTCAGCACCAACCCCTACGGCGACCAGGCGCGCCTGGGCACCGTTGGCATCCCGGTGCCGGGCACCGCGCTGAAAGTGATCGACGACGACGGCAATGACGTCGGCCTGGGCGAACGCGGTGAGCTATGCGTGAAGGGCCCGCAGGTGATGAAGGGCTACTGGCAGCGCGAAGAAGCCACCGCCGAGGTGCTGGACGCCGATGGCTGGCTGCGCACCGGCGACATCGCGGTGATCGACCCGGACGGCTTCACCCGCATCGTCGACCGCAAGAAGGACCTGATCATCGTCTCCGGCTTCAACGTCTACCCCAACGAGATCGAAGACGTGGTCATGGCCCACCCGAAAGTCGCCAACTGCGCGGCGGTCGGCGTGCCGGACGAGAAATCCGGCGAGGCGGTGAAACTCTTCGTCGTGGCCCGCGAGGGCGGCGTGACCGTCGAGGAGCTCAAGGCCTACTGCAAGGAAAACTTCACCGGCTACAAGGTGCCCAAGCACATCGTGCTGAAAGACGCCTTGCCGATGACTCCGGTGGGCAAGATCCTGCGCCGGGAGCTGCGCGAAACCGCCTGA
- a CDS encoding MFS transporter: protein MDLRLLLLSLCTFAAGLAEAILTGILPSLAADLHVSLSLAGQLTSLFSLSFAIAAPLLGWLTRGADCRRLLVITLLVFAAFNAGAALSPGYTTLLLMRIGMAACCGLLIMQASLLAVELAPPAQRGRAIGLIFMGISGSLVFGVPAGVLVNDWFGWRWIFAAIALYSLPLAALLLIALPRRALDSPANGAAYKRQLRSPALNLAQLVSILLLGGHFTLFAYITPWFQQVAGITDSQGIALTLLLIGLAAIGGGYLGGWLSDHLGHRRALVVVPVSFALAMTAIPLSLGHPWLLLVALMVWSTISWMISPAVQSYLLASDPASGSAGVALNTSAMHLGVALGAALGGAVISLAGIAWTPWVGIGLVAVSVLCAALSCWFAREPQAAGFSAPSR from the coding sequence ATGGACCTTCGACTGCTATTGCTATCGCTCTGCACCTTCGCCGCGGGCCTCGCCGAGGCCATTCTTACCGGCATCCTGCCCTCGCTCGCCGCCGACCTGCACGTCTCCCTCAGCCTCGCCGGCCAGCTCACCAGCCTGTTTTCCCTGAGTTTCGCCATCGCCGCGCCGCTGCTCGGCTGGCTGACCCGTGGCGCCGATTGCCGACGGCTGCTGGTGATCACCCTGCTCGTATTCGCCGCATTCAACGCTGGCGCAGCGCTGAGCCCTGGCTACACCACGCTGCTGTTGATGCGCATCGGCATGGCCGCCTGCTGCGGGCTGCTGATCATGCAGGCCAGCCTGCTGGCGGTGGAGCTGGCGCCGCCGGCCCAGCGCGGGCGCGCCATCGGCCTGATCTTCATGGGCATCAGCGGTTCGCTGGTGTTCGGCGTACCGGCCGGCGTGCTGGTCAACGACTGGTTCGGCTGGCGCTGGATCTTCGCCGCCATCGCCCTCTACTCGCTGCCCCTGGCCGCCCTGCTGCTGATCGCCCTGCCCCGCCGCGCGCTGGACAGCCCGGCCAATGGCGCGGCCTACAAACGTCAACTGCGCAGCCCGGCGCTGAACCTGGCGCAACTGGTGTCGATCCTCCTGTTGGGCGGGCACTTCACCCTGTTCGCCTACATCACGCCGTGGTTCCAGCAGGTCGCCGGGATCACCGACAGCCAGGGCATCGCCCTCACCCTGCTGCTGATCGGCCTCGCGGCCATCGGTGGCGGTTACCTGGGCGGCTGGCTGAGCGACCACCTCGGCCATCGCCGTGCACTGGTCGTGGTGCCGGTGTCGTTCGCCCTGGCGATGACGGCGATCCCGCTGAGCCTCGGGCATCCCTGGCTGTTGCTGGTGGCGCTGATGGTCTGGAGCACCATCAGCTGGATGATTTCGCCAGCGGTGCAGAGCTACCTGCTGGCCAGCGATCCCGCCAGCGGCAGCGCGGGCGTGGCGCTGAACACCTCGGCCATGCACCTGGGCGTGGCCCTCGGCGCGGCGCTGGGTGGCGCGGTGATCAGCCTGGCGGGCATCGCCTGGACGCCCTGGGTCGGCATCGGCCTGGTGGCGGTATCGGTGCTGTGCGCGGCGCTGTCCTGCTGGTTCGCACGCGAACCGCAGGCAGCGGGGTTCAGTGCGCCTTCACGGTGA